The Leguminivora glycinivorella isolate SPB_JAAS2020 chromosome 17, LegGlyc_1.1, whole genome shotgun sequence genome has a window encoding:
- the LOC125235487 gene encoding uncharacterized protein LOC125235487, whose translation MTGDAPTGCASKPLELDNLLIKNVNTWGNVQYNIPLRLSQTETRSSTSIGHRHIPDVPYAFDCKINEPLPERLCGRDMVVEKEIYRTTTGEYCVKPNPNKAMERSDCSINCRRVIFMTGVEKKLQGQTIRQPTVISEMKDTFRGIPRSPLAPPDIIVRPPDPEYIFDVVACGRNEETPIFDTAKGFRRLTDPYVSTYRHYHKPFTAEDQYGIGAKDHITFYTEFNTPKTRGFGPKHKEIWMPLTAKVHRGVYDRIHVKKEYHEVAACHNPVNNIKGIFESETKRKYRTPFAISTLASWSHGESFDLPPFPPNPYQTNIAPFMYCSDYCHIAQGTPPYSVIDQIKHVKPHKPCKERYIVSRDFEL comes from the exons atgaCAGGGGATGCACCAACTGGGTGTGCTAGCAAACCCTTAGAATTAGACAATCTTCTAATAAAAAATGTCAACACGTGGGGTAACGTTCAGTATAACATACCACTTAGGTTATCCCAGACTGAGACCAGAAGTTCCACTAGCATCGGACATCGCCATATACCTGATGTACCTTATGCCTTCGACTGC AAAATCAATGAACCGCTACCAGAAAGGCTATGCGGGCGCGACATGGTGGTGGAAAAAGAGATCTACAGAACAACGACGGGCGAGTATTGCGTGAAGCCCAACCCCAACAAGGCCATGGAGCGTTCTGACTGCTCCATCAACTGCCGCAGGGTCATATTCATGACTGGAGTCGAGAAAAAG TTACAAGGTCAAACCATACGACAGCCAACAGTGATCTCGGAAATGAAAGACACCTTCCGCGGGATCCCCAGGTCGCCGTTAGCGCCTCCAGACATCATAGTCAGGCCACCTGACCCGGAGTATATATTTGAT GTTGTAGCATGCGGCAGGAACGAGGAAACACCTATATTCGACACAGCCAAAGGGTTCCGCAGGTTGACGGATCCCTACGTGTCCACGTATCGGCATTACCACAAGCCTTTCACCGCCGAAGACCAGTACGGCATCGGCGCAAAGGATCATATCACCTTTTATACTGAATTTAATACTCCTAAG accCGAGGCTTTGGTCCAAAGCACAAGGAGATCTGGATGCCCCTAACAGCCAAAGTCCACAGAGGCGTATACGACAGAATCCACGTGAAGAAAGAATATCATGAAGTGGCTGCGTGCCACAACCCCGTCAACAATATAAAGGG GATCTTCGAAAGCGAAACAAAGAGAAAATACAGGACACCCTTCGCCATCTCCACCCTCGCTTCCTGGAGCCACGGGGAGTCATTCGACCTGCCTCCATTCCCCCCCAACCCCTACCAGACCAACATCGCCCCCTTCATGTACTGCAGTGACTATTGCCACATAGCCCAGGGAACACCCCCATATTCAGTCATCGACCAGATAAAACATGTGAAGCCGCACAAACCGTGCAAGGAAAGATATATCGTATCTAGAGATTTTGAATTGTAG
- the LOC125235486 gene encoding uncharacterized protein LOC125235486 isoform X2, whose protein sequence is MSTSKQLLGSYSVPNVSLVYVCLVGNITPGNPGKSNVGCGSGHSRPSLHIIDNVDEVGTSKDNDTAIEVQRSVAFHELVESPGKFGILEYFPDKIEEQASETIPLPHHKGEADEENVYGNPKILSLTKTKWLSESRDGSPDARECLIQSTTSESSLGEELPEHTSTHKALSTVLALDKEHNLFGLSNTYIQLTSPKWRKCPKDSDSKAVFHQTAIVQACYKTCCRRRSKTDLPSSLKCGGCKSRCSCARCRSCISCTSLLCKSSCSTCVVPCNPCLPCGSSCVVPCPLFFNKPCPPKTCPSRPCPSYLSVMKKPKFAPVYSEIEPKASCILSKPFLARSCNHHPRCIPPSTCFPYLMPCFWPTRSGAPCCEPSQCFHNPPCPRGRSKTGRVHPQELCPHGLPCVGKDKSQKCENYSCIGRNNEALAKALADFNTVKK, encoded by the exons ATGTCGACCTCGAAGCAACTGTTAGGCAGCTATTCTGTACCAAATGTGAGCTTGGTGTACGTTTGCCTCGTGGGCAATATTACCCCAGGGAATCCGGGGAAGTCTAATGTTGGCTGTGGGTCGGGACACAGTCGACCGTCGCTTCACATCATTGACAATGTTGACGAG GTTGGCACCAGTAAAGACAACGACACTGCAATAGAAGTCCAGAGATCCGTAGCATTCCACGAACTTGTCGAGAGCCCTGGGAAATTTGGGATCCTCGAATATTTTCCCGATAAAATCGAGGAACAAGCATCAGAAACAATACCTTTG cCACACCATAAGGGAGAGGCAGATGAAGAAAATGTATATGGCAATCCGAAAATTCTGAGCTTAACTAAAACCAAGTGGCTCAGCGAGAGTCGAGATGGATCTCCTGATGCAAG AGAGTGCCTGATACAATCTACAACGTCAGAGAGCTCGCTCGGAGAGGAATTGCCCGAACACACGTCCACCCATAAAGCCCTGTCCACGGTGCTAGCCTTGGACAAGGAGCACAACCTATTCGGCTTGTCCAACACATACATACAGCTGACGAGCCCCAAGTGGAGGAAGTGCCCGAAGGATAGCGACAGTAAAGCGGTCTTCCATCAGACTGCTATTGTTCAAGCTTGCTACAAGACGTGTTGCAGGCGTAGG AGCAAGACAGACTTACCATCGTCTTTGAAG TGCGGAGGCTGCAAGTCAAGATGCTCCTGCGCCAGATGTCGCTCGTGCATCAGTTGCACGTCGCTATTATGCAAATCCTCCTGCTCTACGTGTGTTGTCCCCTGCAATCCTTGCTTGCCGTGCGGCTCATCTTGCGTGGTGCCGTGCCCTTTGTTTTTT aacAAACCCTGTCCCCCTAAGACCTGTCCATCAAGGCCTTGTCCAAGTTAC TTGTCTGTCATGAAGAAACCAAAATTTGCTCCGGTTTAT TCGGAAATTGAGCCAAAAGCAAGCTGTATTCTATCAAAG CCATTCCTCGCCCGCTCTTGCAACCACCACCCCCGCTGCATCCCCCCCTCCACCTGCTTCCCGTACCTCATGCCGTGCTTCTGGCCCACGCGGTCCGGTGCCCCCTGCTGCGAGCCTTCGCAGTGCTTCCACAACCCGCCGTGCCCGAGGGGCCGCTCGAAGACTGGCAGGGTGCATCCGCAGGAGCTGTGTCCGCAT GGTCTTCCATGCGTCGGGAAGGACAAGAGCCAAAAATGTGAAAACTATTCTTGCATAGGG CGCAACAATGAAGCATTGGCAAAAGCATTGGCTGATTTC AACACCGTAAAGAAATAA
- the LOC125235486 gene encoding uncharacterized protein LOC125235486 isoform X1 → MSTSKQLLGSYSVPNVSLVYVCLVGNITPGNPGKSNVGCGSGHSRPSLHIIDNVDEVGTSKDNDTAIEVQRSVAFHELVESPGKFGILEYFPDKIEEQASETIPLPHHKGEADEENVYGNPKILSLTKTKWLSESRDGSPDARECLIQSTTSESSLGEELPEHTSTHKALSTVLALDKEHNLFGLSNTYIQLTSPKWRKCPKDSDSKAVFHQTAIVQACYKTCCRRRSKTDLPSSLKCGGCKSRCSCARCRSCISCTSLLCKSSCSTCVVPCNPCLPCGSSCVVPCPLFFNKPCPPKTCPSRPCPSYFSCCTPSCSRECPRFGLQLSVMKKPKFAPVYSEIEPKASCILSKPFLARSCNHHPRCIPPSTCFPYLMPCFWPTRSGAPCCEPSQCFHNPPCPRGRSKTGRVHPQELCPHGLPCVGKDKSQKCENYSCIGRNNEALAKALADFNTVKK, encoded by the exons ATGTCGACCTCGAAGCAACTGTTAGGCAGCTATTCTGTACCAAATGTGAGCTTGGTGTACGTTTGCCTCGTGGGCAATATTACCCCAGGGAATCCGGGGAAGTCTAATGTTGGCTGTGGGTCGGGACACAGTCGACCGTCGCTTCACATCATTGACAATGTTGACGAG GTTGGCACCAGTAAAGACAACGACACTGCAATAGAAGTCCAGAGATCCGTAGCATTCCACGAACTTGTCGAGAGCCCTGGGAAATTTGGGATCCTCGAATATTTTCCCGATAAAATCGAGGAACAAGCATCAGAAACAATACCTTTG cCACACCATAAGGGAGAGGCAGATGAAGAAAATGTATATGGCAATCCGAAAATTCTGAGCTTAACTAAAACCAAGTGGCTCAGCGAGAGTCGAGATGGATCTCCTGATGCAAG AGAGTGCCTGATACAATCTACAACGTCAGAGAGCTCGCTCGGAGAGGAATTGCCCGAACACACGTCCACCCATAAAGCCCTGTCCACGGTGCTAGCCTTGGACAAGGAGCACAACCTATTCGGCTTGTCCAACACATACATACAGCTGACGAGCCCCAAGTGGAGGAAGTGCCCGAAGGATAGCGACAGTAAAGCGGTCTTCCATCAGACTGCTATTGTTCAAGCTTGCTACAAGACGTGTTGCAGGCGTAGG AGCAAGACAGACTTACCATCGTCTTTGAAG TGCGGAGGCTGCAAGTCAAGATGCTCCTGCGCCAGATGTCGCTCGTGCATCAGTTGCACGTCGCTATTATGCAAATCCTCCTGCTCTACGTGTGTTGTCCCCTGCAATCCTTGCTTGCCGTGCGGCTCATCTTGCGTGGTGCCGTGCCCTTTGTTTTTT aacAAACCCTGTCCCCCTAAGACCTGTCCATCAAGGCCTTGTCCAAGTTAC TTTAGTTGCTGCACGCCTTCTTGCAGCAGGGAATGCCCACGATTTGGATTGCAG TTGTCTGTCATGAAGAAACCAAAATTTGCTCCGGTTTAT TCGGAAATTGAGCCAAAAGCAAGCTGTATTCTATCAAAG CCATTCCTCGCCCGCTCTTGCAACCACCACCCCCGCTGCATCCCCCCCTCCACCTGCTTCCCGTACCTCATGCCGTGCTTCTGGCCCACGCGGTCCGGTGCCCCCTGCTGCGAGCCTTCGCAGTGCTTCCACAACCCGCCGTGCCCGAGGGGCCGCTCGAAGACTGGCAGGGTGCATCCGCAGGAGCTGTGTCCGCAT GGTCTTCCATGCGTCGGGAAGGACAAGAGCCAAAAATGTGAAAACTATTCTTGCATAGGG CGCAACAATGAAGCATTGGCAAAAGCATTGGCTGATTTC AACACCGTAAAGAAATAA